Proteins encoded by one window of Phenylobacterium soli:
- a CDS encoding DUF6065 family protein gives MQLECFKTIPDPPQLIPGRPERRWMDAFASRAPYRCLPLTMANTTGWEILCPFGFTAEWSGGTSTAAIRIIPDDPNIKNPQGFVQSHFAYGTLTFHTGYLFRTQPGWAVLTSGPPNHPKHGIQPLTGLVETDWLPFPFTMNWLFTAPGRVRFEKDEPFCFINVVEHNQLERFEPVLKTLDSDPELKRQYETWSTSRAEFNQQLQAGDPDALKRSWQKFYFRGETLEGDKVESHVNKRRLKAPETEK, from the coding sequence TCCCGATCCGCCGCAGCTGATCCCTGGCCGGCCCGAGCGGCGCTGGATGGACGCCTTCGCCAGCCGCGCGCCCTACCGCTGCCTGCCGCTGACCATGGCCAACACCACCGGCTGGGAGATCCTCTGCCCGTTCGGCTTCACCGCCGAGTGGAGCGGCGGGACCTCGACGGCGGCGATCCGCATCATTCCGGACGATCCGAACATCAAGAACCCGCAGGGCTTCGTGCAGTCGCACTTCGCCTATGGGACCCTGACCTTCCACACCGGCTATCTGTTCCGCACCCAGCCCGGCTGGGCGGTGCTGACCTCGGGCCCGCCGAACCACCCCAAGCACGGCATCCAGCCGCTGACCGGCCTCGTGGAGACCGACTGGCTGCCCTTCCCCTTCACCATGAACTGGCTGTTCACCGCGCCCGGCCGCGTGCGCTTCGAGAAGGACGAGCCGTTCTGCTTCATCAACGTCGTCGAGCACAACCAGCTCGAGCGGTTCGAGCCGGTGCTGAAGACCCTCGACAGCGACCCCGAGCTGAAGCGCCAGTACGAGACCTGGTCGACCTCGCGGGCCGAGTTCAACCAGCAGCTCCAGGCCGGCGACCCCGACGCCCTCAAGCGCTCCTGGCAGAAGTTCTACTTCCGCGGCGAGACGCTCGAAGGCGACAAGGTCGAAAGCCACGTGAACAAGCGCCGGCTCAAGGCGCCCGAGACCGAGAAGTAG